One Deinococcus grandis DNA window includes the following coding sequences:
- the ruvC gene encoding crossover junction endodeoxyribonuclease RuvC → MIVLGIDPGLANLGLGLVEGDVRKARHLYHVCLTTESAWIMPRRLQYIHEEVTRLIAEYRPDAVAIEDQILRKQADVAFKVGQAFGVVQLACAQAGVPVHHYGPMQVKRSLVGTGRAEKEQVIYMVKASLGIRELFNNHAADALALALTHLASAPMQARAAGLALR, encoded by the coding sequence GTGATCGTGCTCGGTATCGACCCTGGACTTGCGAACCTCGGCCTGGGGTTGGTGGAGGGTGACGTGCGCAAGGCCCGCCACCTGTACCACGTGTGCCTGACGACCGAGAGCGCCTGGATCATGCCGCGCCGCCTTCAGTACATCCACGAGGAGGTCACCCGCCTGATCGCCGAGTACCGCCCGGACGCCGTGGCGATCGAGGATCAGATCCTGCGCAAGCAGGCGGACGTGGCGTTCAAGGTCGGGCAGGCGTTCGGCGTGGTGCAGCTGGCCTGCGCGCAGGCGGGCGTGCCCGTGCACCACTACGGGCCCATGCAGGTCAAGCGGTCCCTGGTCGGCACGGGCCGCGCCGAGAAGGAACAGGTGATCTACATGGTCAAGGCCAGCCTGGGTATCCGGGAACTGTTCAACAACCACGCGGCGGACGCGCTGGCCCTGGCCCTGACGCACCTGGCGAGCGCGCCCATGCAGGCCCGCGCGGCCGGACTGGCGCTGCGCTGA
- a CDS encoding ABC transporter permease, producing the protein MTTMPAPTSAPAKSRSTMQIALRRLRRHKAAMVSLIVIAALILMAIFAPLIAPYDPNAQDLAGIYAPPSAQHVIGQDSLGRDLLSRIIYGSRVSLIVGFTVALFSVALGTLMGLLAGFLGRWVDTAISRFIEVMLSIPELPLQLTISGLFAVSDVPAIAALRENPNSSVFIIVGIFTFFGWMGTARLVRGEVLKLKNLEYVDAARALGANSRRIMFRHLVPNVVAVIIVNGTLAVGGAILGEAALSFLGFGIQPPVSTWGNMLSNANEVVLEHPFIAVYPGLAILITVLAFNFLGDGLRDAFDPKSRL; encoded by the coding sequence ATGACCACCATGCCCGCTCCCACATCCGCCCCCGCCAAGAGCCGCTCGACCATGCAGATCGCCCTGCGGCGCCTGCGCCGGCACAAGGCCGCCATGGTCAGCCTCATCGTGATTGCCGCCCTGATCCTCATGGCGATCTTCGCGCCGCTCATCGCGCCGTACGACCCGAACGCCCAGGACCTCGCGGGCATCTACGCGCCGCCCAGCGCGCAGCACGTCATCGGTCAGGACAGCCTGGGCCGCGACCTGCTGTCCCGCATCATCTACGGCAGCCGCGTCAGCCTGATCGTGGGCTTCACCGTCGCGCTGTTCAGCGTCGCCCTCGGCACCCTGATGGGCCTCCTGGCAGGCTTCCTGGGCCGCTGGGTGGACACCGCCATCAGCCGCTTCATCGAGGTCATGCTCTCCATTCCCGAACTGCCCCTGCAGCTGACCATCAGCGGCCTGTTCGCCGTGAGTGACGTCCCGGCCATCGCCGCGCTGCGGGAAAACCCGAACTCCAGCGTGTTCATCATCGTCGGGATCTTCACGTTCTTCGGCTGGATGGGCACCGCCCGACTGGTGCGCGGCGAGGTCCTGAAACTCAAGAACCTGGAGTACGTGGACGCCGCCCGCGCCCTGGGCGCGAACAGCCGCCGCATCATGTTCCGCCACCTCGTCCCGAACGTCGTCGCAGTGATCATCGTGAACGGCACCCTGGCCGTCGGCGGCGCGATCCTCGGCGAGGCGGCGCTGTCCTTCCTGGGCTTCGGCATCCAGCCGCCCGTCAGCACCTGGGGCAACATGCTCTCCAACGCGAACGAGGTCGTACTGGAACACCCGTTCATCGCGGTGTACCCCGGCCTGGCGATCCTGATCACCGTGCTGGCCTTCAACTTCCTGGGGGACGGCCTGCGCGACGCCTTCGATCCCAAGAGCCGCCTGTAA
- the moaD gene encoding molybdopterin converting factor subunit 1 → MQLKVVFFARLKRETGVEQGTVDVPDGSTVRAAAALVEARYGVSLRGCMVAINDTYASPDDLLQGGDEVAFLPPVAGGSDETTDPGTLCEMTPEPLSLAAADLYLVKPQYGAQAYFVGTVRSPNQGKDVEFIEYEGYGALARKVMHGAADAAREKHGELRVYIQHRVGRLLPGEASILIGVASPHRRAALEACDDIIEYLKVHVPVWKHEGDEDGQHWVPGQTGHDTL, encoded by the coding sequence ATGCAACTCAAGGTGGTGTTTTTCGCGCGCCTGAAGCGGGAAACGGGCGTAGAGCAGGGCACGGTGGACGTGCCGGACGGCAGCACGGTCCGCGCGGCGGCCGCGCTGGTCGAGGCGCGCTACGGCGTGAGCCTGCGCGGCTGCATGGTCGCCATCAACGACACGTACGCCTCCCCCGACGACCTCCTGCAGGGTGGGGACGAGGTCGCGTTCCTCCCCCCGGTCGCCGGAGGCAGCGACGAGACGACCGATCCGGGCACCCTCTGCGAGATGACGCCCGAACCGCTGAGCCTCGCGGCAGCCGACCTCTACCTGGTGAAACCGCAGTACGGAGCGCAGGCGTACTTCGTGGGCACCGTCCGCAGCCCCAACCAGGGCAAGGACGTGGAGTTCATCGAGTACGAGGGCTATGGCGCCCTGGCCCGCAAGGTCATGCACGGCGCCGCCGACGCCGCCCGCGAGAAACACGGGGAGCTGCGCGTGTACATCCAGCACCGGGTGGGGCGCCTGCTGCCGGGCGAGGCGAGCATCCTGATCGGCGTGGCCAGCCCGCACCGCCGCGCCGCACTGGAAGCGTGCGACGACATCATCGAGTACCTGAAGGTGCACGTCCCCGTCTGGAAACACGAGGGCGACGAGGACGGGCAGCACTGGGTGCCGGGGCAGACCGGGCACGACACCCTGTAG
- a CDS encoding PrsW family intramembrane metalloprotease, giving the protein MTLVLALLLSVTLTFAWLWFFVRRDRHPEPLWLLARTFAWGMLAWVISAALGASMGGLTTSPLPLVAVLVVLLTALIEEGFKFVAATTAITELSFDEPMDGLVYAVTAALGFAFMENVTYTLGFGTGAGAWHAVLATLAHALFSAPQGYALGGLHWQQGRAWVVQGLLISVALHAVFNGLLGGGGGWLHLLLLGAVVLMMIGLATRYYLAFEAHAREHGPSEYFLFEQAQRRR; this is encoded by the coding sequence ATGACCCTGGTCCTCGCGCTGCTGCTGTCGGTCACGTTGACGTTCGCGTGGCTGTGGTTCTTCGTGCGGCGCGACCGGCACCCGGAACCGCTGTGGTTGCTGGCCCGCACGTTCGCGTGGGGCATGCTGGCGTGGGTGATCTCGGCGGCGCTGGGCGCCAGCATGGGGGGACTGACGACCTCGCCGCTGCCGCTGGTTGCCGTGCTGGTGGTGCTGCTGACCGCCCTGATCGAGGAGGGCTTCAAGTTCGTGGCCGCCACGACCGCCATCACGGAACTGTCCTTCGACGAACCCATGGATGGACTGGTGTACGCCGTGACGGCCGCGCTGGGTTTCGCGTTCATGGAGAACGTCACGTACACCCTGGGCTTCGGCACGGGCGCCGGCGCGTGGCACGCCGTCCTGGCAACGCTGGCGCACGCGCTGTTCAGCGCCCCGCAGGGCTACGCGCTGGGCGGCCTGCACTGGCAGCAGGGCCGCGCCTGGGTTGTGCAGGGCCTGCTGATCAGCGTGGCGCTGCATGCCGTGTTCAACGGTCTGCTGGGCGGCGGGGGCGGCTGGCTGCACCTGCTGCTGCTGGGCGCCGTGGTGCTGATGATGATCGGGCTCGCCACCCGCTACTACCTCGCGTTCGAGGCGCACGCCCGGGAGCACGGTCCCAGCGAGTACTTCCTGTTCGAGCAGGCGCAGCGCCGCCGGTAA
- a CDS encoding PHP-associated domain-containing protein yields MQNNIVWRGGVQVMRVDLHMHTEVSHDCRTPLRDIPAWMLRTNTRVIAVTDHDQHRGGPELQAIIRDQGLDDRLSVIPGEEVTTSEGELIGLFLQERIPPKLTPEETVREIRAQGGLVLLQHGFDPLKRYRLRPEATERIAADIDIVETFNSRLSRHRWNRAAAEWARARGLPMSAGSDAHTLRDIGEAWVETPFRTVHTPTQLLEALREGVVAGRWTHPAYAFGQKQWRNFNSQFRR; encoded by the coding sequence ATGCAGAACAACATCGTGTGGCGCGGCGGGGTGCAGGTCATGCGCGTGGACCTGCACATGCACACGGAGGTCAGTCACGACTGCCGCACGCCCCTGCGGGACATTCCCGCGTGGATGCTCCGCACGAACACCCGCGTGATCGCCGTGACGGACCACGACCAGCACCGCGGCGGCCCGGAGTTGCAGGCCATCATCCGCGACCAGGGCCTGGACGACCGCCTGAGCGTCATCCCCGGCGAGGAGGTCACGACCAGCGAGGGCGAGCTGATCGGCCTGTTCCTCCAGGAGCGCATTCCCCCGAAACTCACGCCCGAGGAGACCGTCCGGGAGATCAGGGCTCAGGGGGGGCTGGTACTGCTCCAGCATGGCTTCGATCCCCTGAAGCGCTATCGGCTGCGTCCCGAGGCGACCGAGCGCATCGCGGCGGATATCGATATCGTCGAGACGTTCAATTCCCGCCTGTCCCGTCACCGCTGGAACCGCGCGGCGGCGGAGTGGGCGCGGGCGCGCGGGCTGCCCATGAGTGCCGGGAGTGACGCCCACACCCTGCGCGACATCGGCGAGGCATGGGTCGAGACGCCCTTCCGGACGGTGCACACGCCCACGCAGCTGCTTGAGGCGCTGCGGGAAGGCGTCGTGGCGGGCCGCTGGACGCACCCGGCGTACGCCTTCGGGCAGAAGCAGTGGCGCAACTTCAACAGCCAGTTCCGCCGGTAG